A single window of Ignavibacteriales bacterium DNA harbors:
- a CDS encoding DNA recombination protein RmuC, with protein MELVLGLVLLIITGLLIVIVLRLRAPQQQDGTQAAVLIQQQIDSLRGEVNSSLRNTSDSLGLSLKGTQDALYQSLKMTSETMNQQLNVVTAQLSNVTQQLQNNTGQVGSRLDNAAKVIQDVQNKLGELGQATKEIKELGQSVSKLEEMLKAPKLRGGLGELLLEDLLRQVLPIRSFEMQYRFKSGQAVDAVIHLSGGMVPVDSKFPLENFQKMLEAKSEQEKRTAVRTFRSDVKKHIDAIADKYILPDEGTFDFALMYVPAENIYYETIIKDESVSEEEGLYSYAMKKRVIPVSPNSFYAHLRVIAMGFKGLQIEKSAKEIFQSLERLGSDLGKFSETFETLGTQLGNAKNNFDKADKQLNTLTEKFRTIQSIPEAGTTKQLDQSGGTK; from the coding sequence ATGGAACTTGTCCTTGGTCTTGTGCTTCTCATCATCACGGGGCTGCTGATCGTGATTGTACTTCGTCTCCGCGCGCCCCAGCAGCAGGACGGTACGCAGGCAGCAGTATTGATTCAACAGCAAATTGATTCCCTGCGCGGAGAGGTGAACTCGAGCCTGAGGAACACCTCCGACTCGCTGGGTCTCTCGCTCAAGGGCACTCAGGACGCGCTGTACCAGAGCCTTAAGATGACCTCGGAAACGATGAACCAGCAGCTGAATGTCGTAACGGCGCAACTCTCCAACGTTACGCAGCAGTTGCAGAACAACACCGGCCAGGTCGGATCCCGGCTCGACAATGCCGCGAAAGTCATCCAGGATGTCCAGAACAAGCTTGGCGAGCTTGGTCAGGCCACGAAGGAGATCAAAGAACTTGGACAGAGTGTCTCGAAGCTTGAAGAAATGCTGAAAGCCCCAAAATTGCGGGGGGGACTCGGCGAGCTTCTTCTGGAGGACCTCCTCAGGCAGGTGCTTCCCATCAGGTCATTCGAGATGCAGTACCGGTTCAAGAGCGGGCAGGCGGTAGACGCTGTTATCCACCTGTCGGGGGGAATGGTGCCGGTCGATTCCAAGTTCCCCCTTGAGAACTTCCAGAAAATGCTGGAGGCGAAGAGTGAGCAGGAAAAAAGGACCGCTGTCAGGACATTTCGATCGGATGTGAAGAAGCACATTGATGCGATTGCGGACAAGTACATCCTGCCGGATGAGGGGACGTTCGATTTCGCGCTGATGTACGTGCCGGCGGAGAACATATACTATGAGACGATTATCAAGGACGAATCGGTCTCAGAGGAAGAAGGATTATACAGCTATGCGATGAAGAAGAGAGTGATACCGGTCTCGCCAAACAGCTTCTATGCGCACCTGCGTGTGATTGCCATGGGTTTCAAAGGACTCCAGATTGAGAAGAGCGCCAAAGAGATTTTCCAGAGCCTGGAGCGGCTCGGATCCGACTTGGGGAAGTTCTCGGAAACGTTCGAGACGCTTGGGACCCAGTTGGGCAACGCCAAGAACAATTTCGACAAGGCCGACAAACAACTCAACACGCTCACTGAGAAGTTCAGGACGATTCAGTCAATTCCGGAAGCCGGAACAACGAAACAATTGGATCAGTCGGGGGGGACGAAATAG
- a CDS encoding cold shock domain-containing protein has product MNNGTVKFFIVSKGFGFIVTEAGDEIFFHKSNVKSTGFRDVLSQGDTVKFELKDEQKGKRAYNIVRV; this is encoded by the coding sequence ATGAACAATGGGACCGTAAAGTTCTTTATCGTGTCGAAGGGTTTTGGTTTTATCGTGACCGAGGCTGGCGATGAGATTTTTTTTCACAAAAGCAACGTGAAGAGTACCGGTTTTCGTGATGTTCTCTCTCAGGGCGATACAGTGAAGTTCGAACTCAAAGATGAACAAAAAGGAAAACGAGCGTACAACATCGTTCGTGTCTAG
- a CDS encoding cold-shock protein encodes MEKGTVKWFNGAKGFGFITRQNGEDVFVHFKAIRGDGYRTLNEGDQVQFDVQQGPKGLQAANVEKV; translated from the coding sequence ATGGAAAAAGGAACAGTTAAGTGGTTCAACGGAGCCAAAGGCTTTGGCTTCATCACACGTCAGAACGGCGAAGATGTTTTCGTCCATTTTAAGGCGATTCGTGGTGATGGCTACCGTACTTTAAACGAGGGCGACCAGGTTCAGTTCGATGTCCAACAAGGACCGAAGGGTCTGCAAGCCGCGAACGTAGAGAAGGTCTAA